A window from Vespa velutina chromosome 13, iVesVel2.1, whole genome shotgun sequence encodes these proteins:
- the LOC124953833 gene encoding ubiquitin carboxyl-terminal hydrolase CYLD isoform X2 → MNDVLFNDTCLRIKMESRNFDNNKNHKVLRHYVAKKNSTVTCMSRHCDVNVSTLRLGMLVKCLEDLMDGTLLISVTDVSGSKVWFNTEWCCQKTDLIPVSQEIWRFLLAVSVPQERVRLANNKSLCGILENLSVNDKVWYHSNHKVNDHKELAIIKYIGPVPKLGQGFYFGLDIPDSQELSKTSMLCSEYFESAHSNRTFATLNKISLYKVDVPNRNTEQILIPKPITQNVSTNLSDKKKFTLDPNLLDVLETFSPDSSNMSEENGNKNCRRDKSSDLIVGSNVKVLLGSDLRHGTLRWIGTRPDTSKLMAAVELDEGHPSGTDGIYKEIRYFQCQPYRAVFTDIEQCFPYESGVVRVDDRYPSMNTNNFGNMENVITGMVRPISVKGNLESICGKFRGIQGHHNSCYLDATLFSMFAFTSVFDNLLFRPPNEKDCHEYEEVQKVLREEIVNPLRKNIFVSADRVMKLRTLLEKLSSVSGLTSEEKDPEEFLTSLVAQILNAEPFLKLSSGQDAYHYQLFVEKDDHLSLPTVQQLLEQSFFTSNIRLKEVPSCLIIQMPRFGKSFKMYQKIQPTLLLDVTDIIEDSPRQCTVCGKLAEFECKECYGECGEGLESIAFCVECLKTVHRHEHRTNHEPKKLSVPVEFAILQEHCPVPRLYLELSAVVCIETSHYVSFVKCGSGSEAPWCFFDSMADRKGEQDGYNIPEMVPCPDFPYWLSEEGGNYLMKLTDDRNLPEYAKRLLCDAYMCMYQSPDVMMYK, encoded by the exons ATGAATGATGTACTCTTTAACGATACATGTCTACGTATAAAAATGGAAAGCCGGAATTTTGACAACAATAAAAATCACAAAGTTTTGCGACATTATGttgcaaagaaaaattctactgTTACTTGCATGTCAAGACATTGTGATGTAAATGTAAGTACTTTACGTCTGGGAATGCTGGTAAAATGCCTGGAAGATTTAATGGATGGAACGCTCCTAATTTCTGTCACCGATGTGTCAGGATCAAAAGTTTGGTTTAACACAGAATGGTGCTGTCAAAAAACTGATCTCATTCCTGTGTCACAAGAAATTTGGAGATTTCTTCTTGCGGTTTCAGTACCACAAGAGAGAGTTCGCCTGGCCAATAATAAATCACTTTGTGGAATATTGGAAAATCTATCTGTAAATGATAAAGTATGGTATCACTCTAACCATAAAGTTAATGACCACAAGGAATTagctattattaaatatattggtCCTGTTCCTAAGCTTGGTCAAGGATTTTATTTTGGTCTTGACATACCG gaCAGTCAAGAATTATCTAAAACATCTATGCTATGTTCAGAATATTTTGAGTCAGCTCACTCAAATAGAACATTTGCaacattgaataaaatttctctttacaAAGTGGATGTTCCAAATAGAAATACAGAACAAA tTTTAATACCAAAACCTATTACACAGAATGTCTCTACTAATTTGtctgacaaaaagaaatttactttGGATCCAAATTTGTTAGATGTATTGGAAACATTTTCCCCAGACAGca GTAATATGtcagaagaaaatggaaacaAAAATTGTAGACGAGATAAATCGTCAGATTTAATTGTGGGTTCAAATGTTAAAGTACTTCTAGGTTCAGATTTAAGACATGGAACCCTTCGTTGGATTGGAACACGACCTGATACTAGTAAATTAATGGCAGCTGTTGAATTG gaTGAAGGACATCCATCAGGTACAGATGGTATTTACAAGgaaataagatattttcaatgtCAACCTTATAGAGCCGTTTTCACGGATATTGAGCAATGCTTTCCATATGAATCTGGAGTA GTAAGAGTTGATGATCGATATCCTTCTATGAATACTAATAATTTTGGAAATATGGAAAATGTAATTACAGGAATGGTGAGACCTATTTCAGTCAAAGGAAATTTAGAGAGTATTTGTGGAAAATTCAGAGGAATACAAGGTCATCATAATTCATGTTATTTGGATGCTACTCTTTTCAGTATGTTTGCTTTCACTAGTGTATTTGACAATCTTTTATTCAG ACCaccaaatgaaaaagattgtCATGAGTATGAAGAAGTTCAGAAAGTATTACGCGAAGAAATCGTTAATCCccttcgaaaaaatatatttgtaagtgCGGATCGTGTAATGAAATTAAGAACGTTACTTGAAAAATTGTCTTCTGTATCTGGTCTTACAAGTGAAGAAAAAG atccAGAAGAATTTTTAACATCATTGGTGGCACAAATCTTAAATGCTGAACCATTTCTCAAATTAAGTTCTGGTCAGGATGCATATCACTATCAACTTTTCGTTGAAAAGGACGATCACCTCAGTTTACCAACAGTACAACAACTATTAGAACAGAGCTTTTTCACAAGTAATATCAGATTGAAGGAAGTTCCTTCTTGCCTTATCATACAAATGCCACGATTtggaaaatcatttaaaatgtatCAAAAAATCCAACCAACTCTTTTGCTTGATGTGACAGATATCATTGAAGATT cTCCTAGACAGTGCACAGTATGTGGTAAATTAGCTGAATTTGAATGTAAAGAATGTTATGGAGAATGTGGAGAAGGTCTTGAAAGCATAGCCTTCTGTGTAGAATGCTTAAAAACa gtACACCGTCATGAACATAGAACTAATCATGAACCAAAAAAACTTAGTGTACCAGTAGAATTTGCAATTTTACAAGAGCATTGTCCCGTACCTCGTTTATATTTAGAACTCTCAGCAGTCGTTTGTATTGAAACATCTCATTATGTTTCATTTGTAAAGTGTGGCTCTGGTTCAGAAGCACCATGGTGTTTTTTTGATTCTATGGCAGATAGAAAag GTGAACAAGATGGATATAATATACCAGAGATGGTGCCATGTCCAGATTTTCCTTATTGGCTAAGTGAAGAAGGTGGCAATTATTTGATGAAATTAACAGACGATCGTAATTTACCGGAATATGCAAAACGACTTTTGTGTGATGCCTACATGTGTATGTACCAGTCACCGGATGTTATGATGTACAAATAA
- the LOC124953840 gene encoding ADP-ribosylation factor-like protein 2-binding protein isoform X3: MADEIIADNCLEINTGKNLAEIPKDANDRLFDEIIGHIEDLLLEDGFHAIQEEFLEKYWTIFEPTEENKLIYTEIFNEYNKTVETYIVNYLQKIIPHFNMNVFLHYLSEKQAELDGEVFEVLSAVTDFLAFKEMLLDYRAMKEGKVQDLSSGISITSVKNPITDFDLR, encoded by the exons atgGCTGACGAAATAATTG CGGATAAttgtttagaaataaatacagGAAAGAATCTTGCCGAAATTCCAAAAGATGCAAATGATAGATTGTTCGATGAAATTATTGGCCACATAGAAGATCTTTTATTAG AAGATGGCTTTCATGCCATTCAGGaagaatttttagaaaaatattggacCATTTTTGAACCAACTgaagagaataaattaatttatacagaaatatttaatgaatat aATAAAACTGTGGAAActtatattgttaattatttgcaaaaaattattccacattttaatatgaatgtttttcttcattatttgaG TGAAAAACAAGCAGAATTAGATGGCGAAGTTTTCGAAGTATTATCTGCAGTTACAGACTTTCTAGCATTTAAAGAAATGCTTCTTGACTATCGAGCT atgaaagaaggaaaagttcAAGATCTTAGTTCAGGAATATCCATAACGTCTGTAAAAAATCCTATCACTGATTTTGATTTAAGATAA
- the LOC124953831 gene encoding nuclear pore complex protein Nup93-like, with protein MVDPPNSDMSTIDSSRATGDTGFSELLRSAEQLSAAVEGSEELPQVERNLRQILEASNELWSRVTQTGTQDNQVQAHLLLGSRGVDLPQISQKLSSLSARRTFEPLDPIADTDIVSYLRNEKENAILSIIEEVHKDTFELTTIQQMEHILGEWKQMRFEIINAMTAPSGELVDLRGTPQRTKLAGSMVSGLSNVEVAYAKELQNYNEHVLRGTTRPNLFNIFCKASESFNDKKVTDLWQMVKFMVDIPPTPRGDQIKSRTSPAIEQKIVSLARNYLENRYRDFMNSVINENLVQAKRGGIPGTVPLVKSFVGIKVQNLRDLEDVKLGDKPLWPLVYFCMRCGDFKAALQCLKQCNVDFLEFRTALEEACNDPQRYPGNRAESVLKLHYKKHIRSATDPYKRAAHSALVPCEPDDLHSEVIATADDYLWLKLCQVRDQSDIENKLTLDYLQTTISEIYGESYYHAHEQPFLYFSMLFLTGQFEAAIEFLARGAGARHLAHAVHLAAAMHEHNLLSVSQSVLAPLISVDPSDKPPAKRLNFARLILLYVKRFESSDPKESLHYLFLLRCMKDPYDRNMFAASAAGMVVDASPENRDILVGKIEKDRRLPGILDQFQVNTDDVINICAETLYRKGLLEDAVTMYDLAGTHEKVLSLMCTLLAQVVSQKGTPGSLRNRLQTTANDINSRYQGIAIQAPAELVASFYTLRHLMVFFDQYHNDQCQSALRTIAESEMLPLHVKDVDERVTALRRVSPEVAGTLTDVLLATMTILYRQYQKLRSMEPGDEIAREQQYRDLRHQARALTSFAGTLPYRMPNETNSKLVQMEILMH; from the exons ATGGTAGATCCACCAAATAGCGACATGTCTACTATAGATTCTTCGCGAGCTACAGGAGATACTGGTTTCAGTGAATTATTAAGATCAGCAGAACAATTGTCTGCTGCTGTTGAAGGTAGCGAGGAACTTCCACAAGTCGAAAGAAATTTACGTCAAATATTAGAAGCTTCTAACGAATTATGGTCACGTGTCACACAAACCGGTACTCAGGACAATCAGGTCCAAGC tCACTTGTTGTTAGGTTCTCGGGGAGTTGATCTACCACAAATATCTCAAAAGTTAAGTTCACTCAGTGCAAGACGCACATTTGAACCATTAGATCCTATTGCAGATACAGATATTGTAAGCTATttaagaaatgagaaagaaaatgcaatTCTTTCTATTATCGAAGAAGTTCATAAAGAT ACATTTGAACTTACCACAATTCAACAGATGGAACATATATTGGGTGAATGGAAACAAATGcgttttgaaataataaatgctaTGACAGCTCCATCAGGAGAATTAGTAGATTTAAGAGGAACCCCACAACGTACCAAGTTAGCTGGATCAATGGTTAGTGGTCTCTCTAATGTTGAAGTTGCTTATGCCAAAGAATTACAAAACTACAATGAACATGTACTTCGTGGTACAACAAGGCccaatttgtttaatatattctgCAAAGCAAGTGAATCGTTTAATGACAAGAAAGTTACGGATTTATGGCAAATGGTTAAGTTTATGGTAGATATACCACCAACACCAAGAGGAGATCAAATTAAATCAAGAACCAGTCCTGCTATTGAACAGAAGATCGTATCATTAGCAAGAAATTATCTTGAAAATCGATATAGAGATTTTATGAATTCTgtcataaatgaaaatttggtTCAAGCTAAAAGAGGTGGTATTCCAGGCACTGTACCTTTAGTAAAAAGCTTCGTTGGCATTAAAGTACAAAATTTAAGAGATTTAGAAGATGTGAAGTTGGGTGATAAGCCATTATGGCCATTAGTTTATTTCTGTATGAGATGTGGAGATTTTAAAGCTGCTTTGCAATGTTTGAAACAATGCAATGTAGATTTCTTAGAATTTAGAACTGCTTTGGAAGAAGCATGTAATGATCCTCAACGTTATCCTGGTAATCGTGCAGAGTCagtattaaaattacattataaaaagcATATAAGGTCTGCAACAGATCCTTACAAGAGAGCAGCACATAGTGCATTAGTTCCATGTGAGCCAGATGACTTGCATTCTGAAGTAATAGCAACAGCAGATGATTATTTGTGGTTAAAATTGTGCCAAGTGAGAGATCAATCtgacattgaaaataaattaactttGGATTATCTTCAAACTACAATCTCAGAAATATATG GTGAATCTTACTACCATGCACATGAACAAccatttttatacttttccaTGCTTTTTCTGACTGGTCAATTTGAAGCAGCAATTGAATTTTTGGCAAGAGGTGCAGGTGCTCGTCATTTGGCTCATGCTGTGCACCTGGCAGCTGCTATGCATgaacataatttattatctgttAGTCAAAGTGTTCTAGCTCCATTGATAAGTGTTGATCCTTCTGATAAACCACCTGctaaaagattaaattttgcAAGGCTAATATTGCTATATGTAAAGAGATTCGAATCCTCAGATCCAAAGGAAAGTCTgcattatctctttttattaag ATGTATGAAAGATCCCTACGATAGAAATATGTTTGCTGCATCAGCTGCAGGAATGGTTGTAGATGCTTCACCTGAAAATCGAGATATCCTTGTCggcaaaatagaaaaagatagaagattaCCAGGAATTCTAGACCAATTCCAAGTAAATACAGATgacgtaataaatatatgtgcaGAGACATTATATAGAAAAGGTCTTCTAGAGGATGCAGTCACGATGTATGATCTTGCTGGTACTCATGAAAAAGTTCTCAGTTTAATGTGTACACTTTTGGCACAAGTAGTGAGTCAAAAAGGAACACCTGGATCATTAAGGAATCGATTGCAAACTACTGCTAACGACATAAACTCAag gTATCAAGGCATTGCTATACAAGCACCAGCCGAATTGGTTGCTTCGTTTTATACTTTACGTCATCTTATGGTATTTTTTGATCAATATCACAATGATCAATGCCAGAGTGCTCTTAGA aCTATTGCCGAATCAGAGATGCTGCCATTACATGTAAAAGATGTCGACGAAAGAGTAACAGCATTACGTCGAGTATCACCAGAAGTAGCTGGTACTCTAACTGATGTTCTTTTAGCTACTATGACGATACTATATCGTCAATATCAAAAATTACGATCTATGGAACCAGGTGATGAAATAGCGAGAGAACAACAATATCGTGATCTTCGACATCAAGCGAGGGCATTGACGAGTTTTGCAGGGACATTACCATATCGTATGCCGAACGAAACAAATAGCAAACTTGTACAAATGGAAATTCTTATGCACTAA
- the LOC124953840 gene encoding ADP-ribosylation factor-like protein 2-binding protein isoform X1, with product MIISMRGEIKRRRIAADNCLEINTGKNLAEIPKDANDRLFDEIIGHIEDLLLEDGFHAIQEEFLEKYWTIFEPTEENKLIYTEIFNEYNKTVETYIVNYLQKIIPHFNMNVFLHYLSEKQAELDGEVFEVLSAVTDFLAFKEMLLDYRAMKEGKVQDLSSGISITSVKNPITDFDLR from the exons ATGATAATTAGTATGAGAGGTGAAATAAAGCGAAGAAGAATTGCCG CGGATAAttgtttagaaataaatacagGAAAGAATCTTGCCGAAATTCCAAAAGATGCAAATGATAGATTGTTCGATGAAATTATTGGCCACATAGAAGATCTTTTATTAG AAGATGGCTTTCATGCCATTCAGGaagaatttttagaaaaatattggacCATTTTTGAACCAACTgaagagaataaattaatttatacagaaatatttaatgaatat aATAAAACTGTGGAAActtatattgttaattatttgcaaaaaattattccacattttaatatgaatgtttttcttcattatttgaG TGAAAAACAAGCAGAATTAGATGGCGAAGTTTTCGAAGTATTATCTGCAGTTACAGACTTTCTAGCATTTAAAGAAATGCTTCTTGACTATCGAGCT atgaaagaaggaaaagttcAAGATCTTAGTTCAGGAATATCCATAACGTCTGTAAAAAATCCTATCACTGATTTTGATTTAAGATAA
- the LOC124953833 gene encoding ubiquitin carboxyl-terminal hydrolase CYLD isoform X1 codes for MNDVLFNDTCLRIKMESRNFDNNKNHKVLRHYVAKKNSTVTCMSRHCDVNVSTLRLGMLVKCLEDLMDGTLLISVTDVSGSKVWFNTEWCCQKTDLIPVSQEIWRFLLAVSVPQERVRLANNKSLCGILENLSVNDKVWYHSNHKVNDHKELAIIKYIGPVPKLGQGFYFGLDIPDSQELSKTSMLCSEYFESAHSNRTFATLNKISLYKVDVPNRNTEQILIPKPITQNVSTNLSDKKKFTLDPNLLDVLETFSPDSSKNNNNNNCNSTSLPDEYHYAMRSLIPQNTNNKSGNMSEENGNKNCRRDKSSDLIVGSNVKVLLGSDLRHGTLRWIGTRPDTSKLMAAVELDEGHPSGTDGIYKEIRYFQCQPYRAVFTDIEQCFPYESGVVRVDDRYPSMNTNNFGNMENVITGMVRPISVKGNLESICGKFRGIQGHHNSCYLDATLFSMFAFTSVFDNLLFRPPNEKDCHEYEEVQKVLREEIVNPLRKNIFVSADRVMKLRTLLEKLSSVSGLTSEEKDPEEFLTSLVAQILNAEPFLKLSSGQDAYHYQLFVEKDDHLSLPTVQQLLEQSFFTSNIRLKEVPSCLIIQMPRFGKSFKMYQKIQPTLLLDVTDIIEDSPRQCTVCGKLAEFECKECYGECGEGLESIAFCVECLKTVHRHEHRTNHEPKKLSVPVEFAILQEHCPVPRLYLELSAVVCIETSHYVSFVKCGSGSEAPWCFFDSMADRKGEQDGYNIPEMVPCPDFPYWLSEEGGNYLMKLTDDRNLPEYAKRLLCDAYMCMYQSPDVMMYK; via the exons ATGAATGATGTACTCTTTAACGATACATGTCTACGTATAAAAATGGAAAGCCGGAATTTTGACAACAATAAAAATCACAAAGTTTTGCGACATTATGttgcaaagaaaaattctactgTTACTTGCATGTCAAGACATTGTGATGTAAATGTAAGTACTTTACGTCTGGGAATGCTGGTAAAATGCCTGGAAGATTTAATGGATGGAACGCTCCTAATTTCTGTCACCGATGTGTCAGGATCAAAAGTTTGGTTTAACACAGAATGGTGCTGTCAAAAAACTGATCTCATTCCTGTGTCACAAGAAATTTGGAGATTTCTTCTTGCGGTTTCAGTACCACAAGAGAGAGTTCGCCTGGCCAATAATAAATCACTTTGTGGAATATTGGAAAATCTATCTGTAAATGATAAAGTATGGTATCACTCTAACCATAAAGTTAATGACCACAAGGAATTagctattattaaatatattggtCCTGTTCCTAAGCTTGGTCAAGGATTTTATTTTGGTCTTGACATACCG gaCAGTCAAGAATTATCTAAAACATCTATGCTATGTTCAGAATATTTTGAGTCAGCTCACTCAAATAGAACATTTGCaacattgaataaaatttctctttacaAAGTGGATGTTCCAAATAGAAATACAGAACAAA tTTTAATACCAAAACCTATTACACAGAATGTCTCTACTAATTTGtctgacaaaaagaaatttactttGGATCCAAATTTGTTAGATGTATTGGAAACATTTTCCCCAGACAGcagtaagaataataataataataattgtaatagtaCATCTTTACCAGATGAATATCATTATGCCATGAGATCATTAATTCCACAAAATACAAATAACAAATCAG GTAATATGtcagaagaaaatggaaacaAAAATTGTAGACGAGATAAATCGTCAGATTTAATTGTGGGTTCAAATGTTAAAGTACTTCTAGGTTCAGATTTAAGACATGGAACCCTTCGTTGGATTGGAACACGACCTGATACTAGTAAATTAATGGCAGCTGTTGAATTG gaTGAAGGACATCCATCAGGTACAGATGGTATTTACAAGgaaataagatattttcaatgtCAACCTTATAGAGCCGTTTTCACGGATATTGAGCAATGCTTTCCATATGAATCTGGAGTA GTAAGAGTTGATGATCGATATCCTTCTATGAATACTAATAATTTTGGAAATATGGAAAATGTAATTACAGGAATGGTGAGACCTATTTCAGTCAAAGGAAATTTAGAGAGTATTTGTGGAAAATTCAGAGGAATACAAGGTCATCATAATTCATGTTATTTGGATGCTACTCTTTTCAGTATGTTTGCTTTCACTAGTGTATTTGACAATCTTTTATTCAG ACCaccaaatgaaaaagattgtCATGAGTATGAAGAAGTTCAGAAAGTATTACGCGAAGAAATCGTTAATCCccttcgaaaaaatatatttgtaagtgCGGATCGTGTAATGAAATTAAGAACGTTACTTGAAAAATTGTCTTCTGTATCTGGTCTTACAAGTGAAGAAAAAG atccAGAAGAATTTTTAACATCATTGGTGGCACAAATCTTAAATGCTGAACCATTTCTCAAATTAAGTTCTGGTCAGGATGCATATCACTATCAACTTTTCGTTGAAAAGGACGATCACCTCAGTTTACCAACAGTACAACAACTATTAGAACAGAGCTTTTTCACAAGTAATATCAGATTGAAGGAAGTTCCTTCTTGCCTTATCATACAAATGCCACGATTtggaaaatcatttaaaatgtatCAAAAAATCCAACCAACTCTTTTGCTTGATGTGACAGATATCATTGAAGATT cTCCTAGACAGTGCACAGTATGTGGTAAATTAGCTGAATTTGAATGTAAAGAATGTTATGGAGAATGTGGAGAAGGTCTTGAAAGCATAGCCTTCTGTGTAGAATGCTTAAAAACa gtACACCGTCATGAACATAGAACTAATCATGAACCAAAAAAACTTAGTGTACCAGTAGAATTTGCAATTTTACAAGAGCATTGTCCCGTACCTCGTTTATATTTAGAACTCTCAGCAGTCGTTTGTATTGAAACATCTCATTATGTTTCATTTGTAAAGTGTGGCTCTGGTTCAGAAGCACCATGGTGTTTTTTTGATTCTATGGCAGATAGAAAag GTGAACAAGATGGATATAATATACCAGAGATGGTGCCATGTCCAGATTTTCCTTATTGGCTAAGTGAAGAAGGTGGCAATTATTTGATGAAATTAACAGACGATCGTAATTTACCGGAATATGCAAAACGACTTTTGTGTGATGCCTACATGTGTATGTACCAGTCACCGGATGTTATGATGTACAAATAA
- the LOC124953838 gene encoding glutamyl-tRNA(Gln) amidotransferase subunit A, mitochondrial, which produces MKNLLSLSIKGIREKLNAGNIRPSELCKASIDLTKLIKPLNPYITVTENVAKEQSKDADIRQKENHILGDLDGVPIAIKDNFCTKAVPTTCASFMLENFIPGYNATVYQCLRNAGAVLVGKTNLDQFAMGSGTIDSYYGPTINLWGSEILSKHYLYEDGTEINTQLFADKDKWHIAGGSSGGSAVAVATHSCYAAIGSDTGGSTRNPASYCGLIGLKPTYGLVSRNGLIPLVNSMDVPGILTRYVEDAVLVLNSIAGPDDTDSTTIKKDYEPFSIPEKIDISNLCVGIPKEYKIDGISKEIQKCWDEVASLIEEAGAKVIPVSLPYTDYSIVCYSVLNCCTVASNMARYDSVRYGYRADEENSLTELYRKTRSTGFNDVVKSRIFAGNFFLLRENYEQYYVKAMKLRRLISQDFNKVWDNNIDLLLTPTTLTDAPIYDEFVLLDNQRQCLIQDYCTQPANMAGIPAVNIPIKLSKKGLPLSLQLMAPPLQEKCLLIVAKWIEDCVRFPRIQLK; this is translated from the exons atgaaaaatttattatctttatcaataaaaggtataagagaaaaattaaatgctGGCAATATACGACCATCTGAGCTTTGCAAAGCTTCTATCGATCTTACAAAGCTTATTAAACCACTGAACCCTTATATCACGGTAACTGAAAATGTAGCAAAAGAACAATCGAAGGATGCAGATAttagacaaaaagaaaatcatattttGGGTGATCTCGACGGTGTTCCTATTGCAATCAAAGATAATTTTTGTACGAAAGCAGTGCCAACGACTTGTGCGTCTTTTatgttagaaaattttattcctgGATATAATGCTACCGTCTATCAATGTCTTAGAAATGCTGGTGCAGTTCTGGTTGGTAAAACTAATTTAGACCAATTTGCTATGGGCTCAGGGACTATTGATTCATATTATGGGCCAACCATAAATCTATGGGGTTCTGAAATATTATCTAAGCATTATTTATATGAGGATGGTACAGAGATAAACACACAACTCTTTGCCGACAAAGATAAGTGGCATATAGCAG GTGGTAGTAGCGGCGGTTCTGCAGTAGCAGTAGCTACTCACAGTTGTTATGCAGCAATAGGATCTGATACTGGAGGATCTACTCGTAATCCTGCTTCTTACTGCGGTCTGATTGGATTAAAACCAACTTATGGATTAGTTTCAAGAAACGGTCTTATACCTTTGGTAAACTCAATGGATGTACCTGGTATTCTTACCAGATATGTGGAAGATGCTGTTTTGGTTCTAAACAGTATAGCAGGACCGGATGATACAGATTCTActactataaaaaaagattatgagCCCTTTTCAATACCAGAGAAAATTGATATAAGTAATTTATGTGTTGGTATaccaaaagaatataaaattgatggaataagtaaagaaatacaaaagtgCTGGGATGAAGTTGCTTCACTAATAGAAGAAGCAGGTGCTAAAGTAATTCCAGTTTCTCTTCCATATACAGATTATTCTATAGTGTGTTATTCGGTATTAAATTGTTGCACCGTAGCGAGTAATATGGCACGTTATGATAGTGTTCGGTATGGTTATCGTGCGGATGAAGAAAATTCGCTAACTGAATTGTACAGAAAAACAAGATCCACAGGTTTCAATGATGTTGTTAAGAGTCGTATATTTgctggaaatttttttttgttacgtgAAAATTATGAACAATATTACGTAAAAGCAATGAAATTACGTAGATTAATTTCACAAGATTTTAACAAAGTATGGGACAATAATATTGACTTATTACTTACACCTACTACCCTAACAGATGCTCCAATTTATGATGAATTTGTATTACTTGATAATCAGAGACAGTGTTTAATTCAGGATTATTGTACGCAACCAGCAAATATGGCAGGAATTCCAGCAGTCAATATACCAATAAAACTATCTAAAAAGGGATTGCCATTATCATTACAATTAATGGCACCACCTTTACAAGAAAAATGCTTGCTTATTGTAGCTAAATGGATTGAAGACTGTGTACGATTTCCGAGAATACAATTGAAATAA
- the LOC124953840 gene encoding ADP-ribosylation factor-like protein 2-binding protein isoform X2 produces MRKFVTVSTLLTFKADNCLEINTGKNLAEIPKDANDRLFDEIIGHIEDLLLEDGFHAIQEEFLEKYWTIFEPTEENKLIYTEIFNEYNKTVETYIVNYLQKIIPHFNMNVFLHYLSEKQAELDGEVFEVLSAVTDFLAFKEMLLDYRAMKEGKVQDLSSGISITSVKNPITDFDLR; encoded by the exons ATGAGAAAGTTTGTGACAGTATCAACACTGTTAACATTTAAAG CGGATAAttgtttagaaataaatacagGAAAGAATCTTGCCGAAATTCCAAAAGATGCAAATGATAGATTGTTCGATGAAATTATTGGCCACATAGAAGATCTTTTATTAG AAGATGGCTTTCATGCCATTCAGGaagaatttttagaaaaatattggacCATTTTTGAACCAACTgaagagaataaattaatttatacagaaatatttaatgaatat aATAAAACTGTGGAAActtatattgttaattatttgcaaaaaattattccacattttaatatgaatgtttttcttcattatttgaG TGAAAAACAAGCAGAATTAGATGGCGAAGTTTTCGAAGTATTATCTGCAGTTACAGACTTTCTAGCATTTAAAGAAATGCTTCTTGACTATCGAGCT atgaaagaaggaaaagttcAAGATCTTAGTTCAGGAATATCCATAACGTCTGTAAAAAATCCTATCACTGATTTTGATTTAAGATAA